Proteins from a single region of Thalassophryne amazonica chromosome 22, fThaAma1.1, whole genome shotgun sequence:
- the prl2 gene encoding prolactin 2 gives MSASLSSSFVPPPSLSPVCVSLVCLLLGGAGAAPACTDERAGCHFLSLADLFDRVIQHSARMHGISSDLHSELEQYFLSSKNQIGRVSRNCHTSAILTPNGKENAQRMTREELAEVVLKLLLAWRDPVWHFQHRVSQDRDFHSFSSTKARELSDMVRELHKGVQKVAEKMQMLGIISNSISTLTSPEARLASEWRLMKNYELLYCFRRDSNKVQNYLKILKCGLVPEHGC, from the exons ATGTCAGCTTCGCTGTCATCCTCTTTTGTTCCACCTCCTTCACTGAGTCCAG TGTGCGTGTCTTTGGTGTGCCTGTTGCTCGGTGGTGCGGGCGCTGCACCCGCCTGCACGGACGAGCGGGCCGGCTGTCACTTCCTGTCCCTGGCCGACCTGTTCGACAGGGTCATCCAGCACTCGGCCCGGATGCACGGTATTTCAAGTGACCTGCACTCTGAGTTG GAGCAGTACTTCCTTTCTAGTAAGAATCAAATCGGCCGGGTCAGTCGTAACTGCCACACCTCCGCCATCCTCACCCCCAATGGCAAAGAGAACGCCCAGAGGATGACG AGGGAGGAGCTGGCCGAGGTGGTCCTCAAGCTGCTGCTGGCCTGGAGGGATCCCGTCTGGCACTTCCAGCACAGAGTGTCCCAGGACCGAGACTTCCACAGCTTCAGCTCCACCAAAGCTCGGGAACTGAGTGACATGGTCCGTGAACTCCACAAGGGTGTCCAGAAGGTGGCTGAGAAG ATGCAGATGTTGGGGATCATCAGTAACTCCATCAGCACTTTAACATCTCCTGAAGCTCGCTTGGCATCTGAGTGGCGCCTCATGAAGAATTATGAGCTCCTCTACTGCTTCCGCCGAGACTCCAACAAAGTCCAGAACTACCTGAAGATCCTAAAGTGTGGACTTGTTCCAGAACACGGGTGCTGA